The genomic DNA ATTCAAAGTTTGTGGTGTGAGGGGCAAAGCCCCTAGCCTTACCACTTAAAAGCGATAAGCATTTGCTCTATGTATTTGTCCAATTAATAATCAAGGGCCCGGCTATTAATGCCGGGCCCAATTCTCTGTGCGGTTTTAAGTCTTGGTTTGGCTTGGTTTGGCTAAAATGCGTTGTCGTTTTGTTTGCGGCGGCCATGCCTATTTCTGGGTTAGGCATTTGAAGCGACGGGTGACAATCTTAATAAATTCGCCCAGCGTGCCGGTCTGCTCGGCGTGCTGTGGCAGAATGACGCCAAATTGCAACAGCTCACAGCTGCCTTCAACCGGAACCGAAACAACGTTATACTTTGAGCTTTGTGCATCGAAGGCCTGTATGCCGATGGTATAAAAATTGCTGTTAGAAATCAGGTGTAACAGTGCGGAACGCCCGGCTACATAAACGATTTTAGGTGAGGAGTTGAGGTCGAACTGAAGACTTTCGGTTGCTACGTGGTAGATAAAATCCTCATACTGGTCGATATAGCGAACAAAGCCGTAGTTGCGCAGCGCGTTGAGCGTCACTTTTTCGCCACGTTTGATCAGTTCGTGCTTGCCCGAAACACAGATGTGCGGACAGAGATTCACCAGCGAAATAAAGGTCAACTCCTTTTTTCGGAACAGCTTCATCAAATCTTCACTTTGTTCGCTGGCAAAGTGGATCACCCCGACATCAGCTGCACCCGACTCAACGTCGCCGATGACATCGATGGTACTTCCTTCATTTAGCTTGTACGAAAAGCTTTCAAGGCTTTCGTGGTTTTTGCATAGCTCAATAAAGCTTTCCATCGTGTGAGAAAACTTGGTCATAGATATACTAATGGTATCGGCGTGACGTTTGGGTTTTTTGGCAATCTGCTTTAAACCTTCCATTTCTTGCATGATGGCGTTGGAATGCTTCAAAAAACGCGCGCCGGATGTCGTAAGAACCACACCCTGTTTGGTGCGTAAAAACAGCTCAAATCCAACATCATCCTCAATATCCTTGATGATATGGCTTAAATGGGGCTGCGATATGTATAAGGCCTGAGCGGCTTTATTAATGGAGCCGTATTTTGCGACTGCCACAAAATATTCTAAATGTTTAAGATTCATGTTCTGCCTCCCGATGCTTTATCATGCGATGCGACGAAACGATCCTTATTTAATTATGCATACTTTTGCACGAAAATCATCAAAAATTTTTTCCTTTTAAGATATTTTGTTAAACCTGTTGCAAAGAAAAACAAAATACAGGTGACTATTAATATACACTAAAAGGTATATCGGATATAAGGAACACGTATTGGCAAAAAAATGATCAAGCATATAAAATATGAAAGGTGGACAAACACTTTGTTATAATTATAACTTTTCTTTAAACACAAGGAGATAATTAAATGATACAGCAGGTACTCGACGAGGCAGTGGCATACGCTGCTCGCTTTACACATTTGGGCAAATCGGCGGGTTACATCCCGGAGCTGGCAAAGACAGATCCGGCGCAGCTGGGTGCATGCATCGTCACTGTGGACGGCACGCACTATCATGCGGGGGACTGGAACCAGCCCTTCACCATCCAGAGCATCTCAAAGACCATCTCGCTGATTCTCGCGCTACAAACCGCAGGGACGGACCGCGTTTTTTCAAAGGTGGGCGCAGAACCCACCGGAGATGCTTTTAACTCGATCAGCAAACTGGAGGCAAGGGAAGGCCGACCGCTAAACCCGATGATAAATGCCGGTGCCATCGCGGTGATGAGTTGCATTGCAAAAGAGGACTGCTGGCCGCAGCTTTTAGCTCTGACGCGTAAACTTTGCAGGCGCGACAGCATTGATATTGATCAGGCGGTATATCGTTCAGAAAGCGCCACCGGTATGCGCAACCGGTCTCTGGCTTATTTTATGCAAAGTGCGCATTTGATTGATGGTGACGTTGAAGCAGCGCTTGATGTTTACTTTAAAATGTGTTCGCTGCGTGTGACAACCGAAGATCTAGCCAACTACGGCATGATTCTGGCAAACGGCGGCATCGACCCTGACACCGGCGAATGCCTTGTGGAAAACGACATTCTGCGTATTGTCAAAACACTGATGGTTACTTGTGGGCTTTACGACGGCTCGGGCGAGTTTGCTGTCAATGTTGGCCTCCCGTCAAAAAGTGGCGTGGGCGGCGGTATCGTTTCGGCGGCAGAGGGCAAAATGGGCATCGGTGTCTTTGGCCCCGGCCTCGATTCAAAGGGCAACAGCATCGGTGGGTGCCGGATGCTCGAGTACATTTCCAAGCATTTGAACCTGCACTATTTTGCGGACCACCCTTTGCAAAGCGCTACTTCCAATAAGCGGTGAGCAGCCAGATATCCCACGTAAAAATACAAACTATTTTTACAAAAGGGTTGACATCTATAACGACAACTGATAATATATATCAGTACAACAAAGCAGAACATGCAATGTTCTCACCTGTGCGTGACAGATACGTACATGGTCAATAGCAACCACCGCAGCTTTAAAGCTGTTTTTGTTGTCATTGATTGGGTGTAGAACAACTGCGTTCTGCACCCACTTTTTTTTAGGTAACGGAGGTGCTTGAACATTAGCGTTAAGGAACTACTCATAAATGAGGATATCAAGGATAAAGAAGTTAGAGTGATCGGCGTAGATGGGGAACAGCTGGGCATTATGGATACCCGTGAGGCACAGCGGCTTTCTGTTGAGCAAAATCTTGATCTGGTGAAGATTGCCTCACAGGCCACGCCGCCGGTTTGCCGCATTATGGACTACGGCAAATACCGTTTCGAGCAGGCCAAAAGAGAAAAGGAAGCCCGTAAAAACCAAAAGATCATTGAAACAAAAGAAATCCGCCTTTCGCTTAATATTGATATCGGGGATTTCAACACGAAGGTTAAACAGGCGACCAAGTTCCTTGCCGAGGGCAACAAGCTGAAGGTTTCCATTCGTTTTCGTGGACGCGAAATGGCGCATCCCGAAATTGGGCACGAAGTCATGTCGCGTTTTGCGAAGGCCATTGTCGATTGCGGCAATGTGGAAAGGGCCTCCAAGCTTGAGGGACGACACATGCTGATGTTTGTAGCCCCAAAACAACCTGCGAAGTAAAATTATTTGGGAGGAAATATAAGATGCCGAAGATCAAGACCCATTCGGGCGCAAAAAAGCGTTTTAAGCTTACCAAAAACGGAAAGGTCAAGCGTGCATGCGCCAACAAGCGCCACATTCTGACCAAAAAGCCCACCAAGCGCACCCGCAGACTGCGCCAGGGCGCTATGACTGATGTGACCAACGTCAAGGCTGTCAAGCTTCTGATTCCTTATATGTAAACCACTACAACAATTACAACCCAACGGAGGTATAAAATATGGCTCGTGTTAAGGGCGCTACGATGACAAAAAAGCGCAGAAAAAAGGTATTAAAGCTTGCTAAGGGCTATTTTGGTGGCAAGAGCAGACTGTTTAAAACCGCAAAACAGGCGGTTATGAAGTCCGGCAGATATGCATACATCGGCAGAAAGCAGAAGAAGAGAAACTTCCGCCAGCTGTGGATTACCCGTATCTCGGCTGCCTGCCGCATGAATGACATGAACTACTCCACCTTCATGAACGGACTGAAAAAGGCCGGCATTGAGCTCAACCGCAAGATGCTTTCTGAGATCGCTATTGCAGATCCGGCTGCGTTCACCTCCCTTGTCGAAAAGGCAAAGGCTGCCCGTTAATCAGAACCCTAAAAACGTCCGGCTGATTATCAGACCGGACGTTTGTGCTAGGAATACATTGGATAAAATGACCATAGAGGCAGCCGGGTATATTTGACATCATAGTAAGCACGCTTTAAAATGCATCTTGAGCGGGCTTGTCTACGCGACCTTATGCGCCCGCTGTTTTTAGCGCAGATGCGCGTTTTTCGACGCTATTTTCATGGAGGCGCCATGTTGGAAATCACCTCTAAAGATAATTCTAGAATCAAAGAATTCAGAAAGCTTTGCACCAGCCGGAAGTACCGTTTGCAATCGCAACGGTTCGCTCTGGAGGGCGTAAGGCTTGTACGTGATTCTCTGCAAAGCGGTGTCGAACTACTGACGCTGATGGTGACGAATGTCGGCATGCAGCGGCTGGGCGACGATTTTGACAGGCTGGCGATCAAGGCGCGCGAAACCTTGCTGATTTCCGACCCATTGGCGGCTACCCTTGCCGAAACCGAATCGCCGCAAGGGGTGTTTGCCATCTGCGAGGGTCGGCTGTTTTTGCCGGGGCTGCCGCAAGCCGCGTCAAATGGCGCGCTGCTACTTTGCTCGCTTCAGGACCCTGGCAACGTCGGGACGATTCTGCGTTCTGCCGATGCTTTTGGTCTCTCTGCCGTTGTGATGACCGCCGACTGCCCTGATCCCGCGGCACCTAAAGTTTTGCGTGCATCGATGGGCGCCGCGCTGCGCGTAGCCATTTACTGCGCGGACAGCGCCGAGATCGCCGTAGATGCCCTGCGCCAAAGCGGCATAGCGGTTTATGCCGCTGCATTGGATAGCGAAAGTGTCCCGGTGGACGCCGTATCGCTTGAGAATGCCGCTGTCGCCATCGGCAACGAGGGTGCAGGACTGACCCCGCAGGTGCAGGCCGCCTGTACGGGACGGGTGATCCTGCCTATTTCTGAACAGAGCGAATCGCTTAATGCCGCAATGGCGGCCACTGTTTTTGCGTGGGAGCTGTCGCGCTGCGCACGAGGTGCGAAAGGAGCGTTGATCTGATGACCTATAAGCATCATGCGCGGGAATGGCTGTGGATGCAACAGACCTTCGGCATCGGGACAACCCGCGCGCACGAGGTACTGACGCGTTACGGCTCGGTGACCGAGCTGCTGGCGCTTTCAAAATCGCGCATCGTCTCAGACAGATTCTTTACCGATACCGAAAAATCCGCCCTGATAACACCTTGCTTTGCCGAGGCGGAACGGATTTTATCGGCCACCGAGGTATTCGGGGCAGCCGTGTTGACTCCCGACTCCCCCGAATACCCCGAGGGCTTTAAGCATATTCATTCGATGCCGCTGGTTTTATACGCGCTTGGCGATATTTCGTTGTTGCGCGACCATTATCTAATTTCAATGGTTGGAACGCGTTCGCCTGATGAATATGGTATTGCTGTGGCGAAAAAACTAAGCGGAGAAATTGCTTCTCTCGGCGGTGTTGTTGTCAGCGGCATGGCGCACGGCATCGATGCTGTCTGCCACCGTTCTGCGCTGGAAGCAGGCGGCAAGACCATCGCGTTTATCGCGGCAGGGCTGGATATTGACTACCCCAAGCGCAATCGCGCGCTGCGTGGTTTGGTCGAGCGTGCGCAAAACGGACTGGTGCTCACCGAATACCCGTTGGAGACGCCGGCCTTTGCCTCACATTTTCCGCTGCGCAACCGGCTGATTTCGGGCGCGTCGATGGCGACGGTTGTTATACAGAGCAAGCGAAGAAGCGGCACTATGCTCACGGCTGGGCATGCGCTCATACAAAACCGCGACCTTTATGCGGTGCCGGGCAGCATTTTTTCGCCTCTTTCCGAAGGGGGCAACTACCTGCTGTCGCAGGGGGCGGAACCGGCACTTTCGGGTGCTGACATCCTGCTGCGGTATGTTTCAATTTATGGCTATGTGCTGACGCCGCCGCCGGCACGGCAGACCTCGTTGTTTTCGGACAATGCACCAAAGTTGCCAAAGCCCCCGCGGCCGCAAAGGGCGAGATGCGGCGAAAAAAAGGACGAGGTCAAGCTGCCGGATTATCTAACCACGCAGCAGATTGCGGTGATAAACTGCCTTGAAAACGGCCCCGCGGCAATAGAAATGCTTTGCGAGGCACTCGCCCTGCCGGCGGGGACGATATTGACGCTCATTACCGGCCTCGAGATTTTTGGTTTAGTCAAAATGCTACCGGGACGAAAGGTAATGAGTTGCATATCATAAAGTAAAATTCTTTGAAAGACGAAATTGAGGAACATGTGTATGTCTAATCTGGTTATCGTAGAGTCGCCTGCCAAGGCTAAAACGATTCAAAAATATCTGGGCAAGGACTATTCGGTCATTGCCTCAATGGGGCATGTCCGTGATTTGCCCAAGTCGAAGCTTGGCGTGGATGTTGAAAATGGCTTTGAGCCGCAGTATCAGGAGATCAAGGGTAAGGAATCGCTGGTGTCAGAATTAAAAGCGGCGGCAAAAAAAGCCGACGCTGTTTATCTCGCAACTGACCCTGACCGCGAGGGCGAGGCGATTTCGTGGCACCTTGCGCAGATGCTCGGGTTACCTCTGAGCGAGAAAAACCGCGTTACCTTTAATGAAATTACCAAGACCGGCATCAAAGGCGGTATGGATACCCCGCGCGAAATCAATCAGAGCCTTGTTGACGCGCAGCAGGCGCGCCGCATCTTAGACCGAATCGTCGGTTACAAGCTTTCGCCGTTTTTGTGGAAGAAAGTGCGCCGCGGGCTTTCCGCGGGGCGTGTGCAGTCGGTGGCGGTTCGGCTGATTGTCGACCGCGAAGAGCAGATTCGCGCCTTTGTTGCCGAGGAATATTGGACGGTGGATGCCAAGCTCTCTGCCCATTCCGCTAAAAAGGGCTTTGATGTTCGGCTGGCGCTTAAAGATGGCGGAAAAATTGAACTGCACGACGAAGCCGCTGCGAATGCGGTTTTGGAGGATATCAAAAGCGCCACATGGCAAGTAACAAAGGTTAAAAAGAGCGTCCGGCGCCGTCTGCCTGCGCCGCCGTTCATTACGTCGACTCTGCAACAGGAGGCTTCGCGCAAGCTGGGCTTTCAGGCGCGCCGCACCATGAAAGTGGCCCAGGAGCTGTACGAGGGTATTGAGCTCGAGGGTCACGGCGCGGTCGGTCTGATCACCTACATGAGAACCGACTCGCTGCGCATCTCAGAAGAAGCGCAGCAGGCTGCTGAGGACTACATTAAGTCCCATTATTCCAAAGAATATCTGCCCACCACCCGCCGGGTGTATAAGACTAAGAACAACGCACAGGACGCGCACGAGGCCATTCGTCCTTCGATGCCTGAAATTACGCCCGAGGAGGCCAAAAAGAGTCTGACCGCCGAGCAGTATAAGCTTTATAAGCTCATCTGGGAGCGCTTTATCGCCAGCCAGATGGCCAACGCCATGTTGGACACCATGTCAGTGGATATTTCAGCTGCGGACTACACCTTTAAGGCGTCGGGCTATGCGATTAAATTTGACGGCTTCACCGCGCTGTATGAAGAAAGCCGTGACGAAGAAAACGAAAAATCCACTGCACTGCCGCCTCTTGCCGAAGGCGATGTGCTCGCCATGCAAAAGGTGGACGCCAACCAGCATTTCACCCAGCCGCCTGCACGCTTTTCTGAGGCGTCGCTGATTAAGGCGCTTGAAGAAAACGGCATCGGTCGTCCGTCGACCTATGCGCCGACCATTTCCACCGTCATCGACCGTGGCTATGTCGAGCGCAATGCCAAAACGTTGATTCCCACCCCGCTGGGCGAGACGGTCACGGGGCTTTTGCGCGAACAGTTTAAGCACATCGTCGACGTCAAATTTACTGCGGGGATGGAAGGTAACCTTGACCGTGTGGAAAGTGGCGAGGACGACTGGGTCAAAACCCTAGACGTGTTTTATAACGATTTTGACACCACACTGAAAACTGCCGAAAAACAGATGGAGGGCATCCGCGTCAAGGTTCCGGACGAAGAAACCGAAGAGGTTTGTGAGCTTTGCGGACGCAAGATGGTAATTAAATCCGGGCGTTTCGGCAAGTTTTTGGCTTGCCCGGGCTATCCGGAGTGCAAAAATACCAAGAAAATTGTTCAGAAGACCGGCGGCTTTTGCCCCAAGTGCGGTGGTGAGATGCTGACCAAAAAGTCCAAGAAGGGTCGCAGCTTCTTTGGGTGTGCAAACTTCCCGAACTGCGACTTTATGACCTGGGATAAGCCGCTGCCCGATAAATGCCCCAGTTGCGGCGCTTCGCTCTTTAAAAAAGCCGGCCGCAACGGCGGCATCGTCTGCCACAAGGAAGGCTGCGATTATGAGCGCGCTGCCGACAAGACGGAGAAGGCGGAATGAGTGTTGCGGTAATTGGCGCTGGGCTGGCGGGCTGCGAGGCAGCTTGGGCGTTGGCACAGCGCGGCATCGCAGTGACGCTATATGAAATGAAGCCGCAGAAATTTTCTCCGGCGCATCATAACAGCGGCTTTGCCGAGCTGGTTTGCTCAAACTCGCTTAAAGCCGCGCGGCTGGAATCGGCCGCTGGGCTGCTCAAAGCTGAGATGCGTAAAATGGGCTCGCTCATTCTCGCGTGTGCCGACCAATGTGCGGTCCCTGCGGGCGGCGCGCTGGCGGTGGACCGTGACATTTTCTCCGCGCTTGTCACCGAAAAAATTCGCGCACATCCACTGATTACGGTGATAGAAGGCGAAGTGACAAGCCTGCCGGGAACGGGCGCCGTCATCGTGGCGACGGGGCCGCTGACCTCCGACGCGCTCAGCGATGCCATCGCCCAAAAAACAGGTGCCGAGCGTCTGAGCTTTTATGACGCAGCCGCACCCATCGTTGAGTTTTCTTCAATAGATATGACCAAGGCGTTTTTTGCCGCGCGTTACGGTCGTGGCGAGGACGACTATATCAACTGCCCGATGAATAAAGTGCAGTATGAGACCTTTTTAGAAGCGCTGACAAAGGCTGAGCGCGCCGAACTGCACAGCTTTGAAAAGCTGGCGGTCTACGAAGGCTGTATGCCGGTCGAGGTGCTGGCCTCACGCGGTAAAGACGCCATCCGCTATGGCCCGATGAAGCCGGTGGGGCTCACCGACCCCGCAACCGGCCACCGCCCATGGGCGGTGGTGCAGCTTCGGGCAGAAAACCGCGAAGGCACGCTCTATAACCTCGTCGGCTTTCAGACTAACTTAAAATTTGGTGAACAAAAGCGGGTTTTCTCGCTGATTCCGGGTTTGGAGAACGCAGTTTTTGCACGCTACGGCGTCATGCATCGCAATACCTTTATCGACTCCCCCCGTCTGCTGGATATACAGCTTCGGTTGCTTGCCGAGCCGCGCCTGCGCTTCGCCGGGCAGATCACCGGCGTGGAGGGCTATATCGAATCGGCAGCCAGCGGCATCTGGGCGGGTATTTCGCTGGCAAGAGAGATTAATGGGCAGACGTTGTTTACGTTGCCCCGCGTCTCAATGCTGGGCGCGCTGCTTTGTTACATCACCGACAGCACCGTCAAGCACTTCCAGCCGATGGGCAGCAATATGGGGATTTTGCCACCGTTGGAGGAAAAAATCAGAGACAAGCAGGCGCGTTATCTCGCTTTGGCAGAGCGCTCGATGCAAGCGCTTGAAACCACGACATTTTAAGCTATCATAAGGGGAGGGCTTTGCATGAACATTGTTATCGACGGCTTTGGCGGAGATCACGCGCCGCTCGAGCCACTGCGCGGTGCGGCCGCCGCGGTTGCCGAACTGGGCGTATCGGTCACGGTGACCGGCGATGAAGCCAAACTGCACGAATGTGCCAAATCGAACAATATTTCTTTAAATAATATCACCTTTGTCCATGCGCCCACCGTCATCCCGGTGGACGAGGAGCCGACAAAGATTTTAAAAGCTTATGCCGACTGCTCGTTGGCTGTCGCGCTGGGGCTTGTCGCCCAGGGCAAGGCTGATGCGGTTGTTTCGGCGGGGTCGACCGGTGCGCTGCTAGCGGGGGCCACCTTCATCGTCAAGCGTGCCAAGGGCGTCAAGCGCCCCGCTATCGGCACGCTTGTTCCAACGGCTGGCGGCAAGTTCTATTTGCTGGTGGATGCAGGCGCTAACCACGACTGCCGCCCCGAGATGCTTTGCCAGTTTGCGGTGATGGGTACAGCCTATTACGAGAAGATCATGGGCGCTGCATCCCCTCGCGTGGGGCTCATCAATATCGGTACCGAAGAACACAAGGGCACCGAGCTGCAGCAGCAGACCTACGCGATGCTCAAAACAGCAGATGCGCTTAACTTTGTTGGCAATGTTGAGGCGCGCGATTTGCCCAATGACGGCTGCGAAGTTGCGGTGTGCGACGGTTTTACCGGCAATGTCATCTTAAAACTAACCGAGGGTTTTGCAACCTTTTTTGGCAGCGTGTTAAAAGGCATATTCATGGCGAACGTCGCCACCAAGCTCGGTGCGCTGCTTGTTTCCAAACAGATACGCGTATTCAAACGCTCGATGGATTATAAAGAATATGGCGGCGCGCCGATTCTGGGCACCGCCAAACCGGTGATCAAAGCGCATGGCAGCTCGGACGCCAAGGCATTTAAAAACGCCATACGTCAGGCGAAGTTCTGTGTCGAGCGCGACGTTTGCCAGAGCATTGAGCAGGGCGTTGCCCGTTTAAAAGGCGAGGGGAAGGAATAAACCATGGAGCAGCTCCAAAAGGTTATTGGCTATCATTTTAAAGAACTGAATTTTCTGAAAATAGCGCTCACCCATTCTTCCTACGCCAACGAGAGCCGCCATGCTTCGGCAAACAACGAGCGGCAGGAGTTTTTGGGCGATGCGGTGTTGTCGCTGATTGTCGCAGACTATATCTTCCGCCACCGCAAGGTGCCGGAGGGTGAGTTGACTAAAATCCGTGCGTCGCTGGTGTGTGAGGCAGCGCTGGCCGGTTTTGCCCAGCAGATTGAGTTGGGCAAATACCTGTTGCTGGGGCGTGGCGAAGAGCACAACGGTGGGCGCACACGTCCCTCTATTCTGGCGGACGCCTTCGAGGCGCTGATTGCCGCAATCTATCTCGACGGCGGTATGAATGCTGCGCGCGATTTTGTTTTGCCGTTTATTTCCGATGCGGTTGAGCACGCGGCGGGTACCGATCTGCACGATTACAAGACCCAGCTTCAGGAGATTATCCAAAAAAACCCTGAAGAGCGCGTGGCCTATATTTTGGTCGATGAGCGCGGACCCGATCACGACAAGTGGTTTTCGGTGCAGGTGCACTTAAACTCCAACGTCATCGGCTCGGGCGAGGGCAAAAGCAAAAAGATCGCCGAACAACAAGCGGCAAAAGAGGCGCTGTTGCTCATGGGCATCAAACTATGAGTAATAAGCACGGCAATCTCGCTGTGTTTGTGCCGCATATCGGTTGCCCGCACCGGTGCAGCTTCTGCGACCAGCGCATCATTTCGGGCGCTCAAAATGCGCCCACCCCGCAAGACGTGACGGCGCTTTGCGAATCGGCGCTGGCGCGAAATACCGGCAGAGATTTAGAGCTGGCGTTTTTCGGTGGCAGCTTTACGGCAATTGACCGCGATTATATCTGCGCGCTGCTGGAAGCGGCCGGTGCGTTTGTCGGCAAGGGGATTTGTGGCATCCGCCTTTCTACCCGTCCCGATGCGGTGGGGGAAGAAGTGCTTTCACTGCTTAAAACCTACCCTGTCACCGCGATTGAGCTTGGCGCACAGTCGATGAACGACGCGGTGCTGCTCAGGAACGAGCGGGGGCACACGGCGCAGGATGTCGTCGACGCGTCGGCACGCATCCGTCGCTTTGGGTTTGAACTGGGATTGCAAATGATGATCGGCTTAGACGGTGAAACTGAGCAGGATTCTTATGGCACCGCCCAAAAACTGATGGCTTGTTACCCCGACACGGTGCGCATCTACCCCGCATTGGTACTCAAAGGTACCGAACTAGCCAAACGGCTGGCGGTGGGGGCATACCGTCCGCTGACCCTTGAGGAGGGCATACAGCGCACCGCGCGCGTGATGGAGCTGTTTGAGAAAGAGAACTCAGACATCCGCATCATCCGCGTAGGGCTGCACCCCTCAACAGAACTGGAGCAAAAACTGGTGGCGGGGCCGTATCATCCCGCTTTCCGAGAGCTGTGCGAAAGCCGATTGATGCTCGGTCGACTACTCAAGGCGCTAGAAGGTGTCCCCACGGGCAACATTACCGTTGGTGTACATCCGCAGGACATTTCACGTATGACAGGGCAGCGCCGGTGCAACCTTATTGCGCTTGCCGAACGCGGCTATATTGCGCGGGTGATACCGGAAGAAACGGTAACCCGGCTGCGCCCGGAACTTTTATGACTGGTATTAAGATATTCCACGTTTTCAAACTTGCAGGAAGGAAGGTGCTGCTTTGCGACTGAAATCACTCGACATTCAGGGGTTTAAGTCCTTTGCCGACCGCACAACGCTTGATTTTAATGACGGCATCACTGCCGTTATCGGGCCCAACGGCTCGGGCAAAAGCAATATTGCGGATGCGGTGCGCTGGGTTTTGGGTGAGCAGTCCACCCGTACACTGCGCGGCGGCAAGATGGAGGATGTCATCTTTGGCGGCACGCAGGCGCGTAAGGCGCAGGGCGTCGCTTCGGTCACCTTAAATATTGACAATACCGACCGCGCCATGGTGGGCATGGATTGCGATGAGGTCGCCATCACCCGTAGGCTCTATCGCTCGGGCGACAGCGAGTATCGCATTAACGGCGCGCAGGTGCGTTTAAAAGATATCAACGAGCTGTTTATGGATACCGGTTTGGGGCGCGACGGCTATTCGATCATCGGACAGGGCCGCGTTGCTGAGATCGTGTCGGCACGTTCCAAAGAACGCCGCGAGATTTTTGAGGAAGCCGCTGGTATCTCGAAGTTTCGTTACCGAAAAACCGAGGCAGAACGCCGCCTGGCACTGGCCGAGGAGAACTTGTTGCGCCTGCGCGACATTCTCGCCGAGCTGGACGGGCGTTTAGCGCCTTTAAAGCAACAGTCTGAAAAGGCGCAGAAGTTTTTAGAACTGGCCGGTGAAAAAAAGCAGCTCGAAGTTTCGGTGTGGATGCACACATTGGCTCAATTGAGCACCAAGGCGGCTGTACTTGAAGACAAGCTGCTGCTGGCACAGGCTGATTTTGATGCGGCTGACAGCGCCGTCACCGGCTTTGAGCAGGAATTTGCCGAAGAGATGGAGCGGGGCCGTGCGCTGATGGTTGCGATTGAGACGCAGCGCAATGAAATCAACCGCCATACTGAACTGGCCGCGTCGTTTGAATCGCAGTCGGCGGTGCTTCAAAACGATATTAGCCACCACGAGCGGTCGATTGCCGAAATAGAAGCGCAGATTGCACAGGCTGGGCGCTCGCAGAGTGAAATTGAGGCCGGACTTGAGGCTGCGCGACAGGCGCTTTCACAGCGACAGCAGGCGTTGCAAGAGCTGGTGGCGCAGAAAGAAGCACTTCTACAGCAGCTCAATGCATTGGCGGTGGAGCAGCAAAACTGCACCACCGAGCTGAATGTGATGAGAACCCGCCGTGCGGGCGCGTTTGAGGCGATTGAGAGTGCCCGGCTCGATTCCGCCGCAGCCGCCACGCTTTTAGGCGAAAGCGCAGAGCGCATCGCAGCTATATCTCAGGCGCAAGCTGCCCGGGAGCAGGCGGTGGTCGACGCACAAAATGAGAAGCATGAGTGCGAACAGCTGCTGACGGCAATAGAAGAATCACTCGTCTCGCTGGATAATGA from Oscillospiraceae bacterium MB24-C1 includes the following:
- a CDS encoding LysR family transcriptional regulator — encoded protein: MNLKHLEYFVAVAKYGSINKAAQALYISQPHLSHIIKDIEDDVGFELFLRTKQGVVLTTSGARFLKHSNAIMQEMEGLKQIAKKPKRHADTISISMTKFSHTMESFIELCKNHESLESFSYKLNEGSTIDVIGDVESGAADVGVIHFASEQSEDLMKLFRKKELTFISLVNLCPHICVSGKHELIKRGEKVTLNALRNYGFVRYIDQYEDFIYHVATESLQFDLNSSPKIVYVAGRSALLHLISNSNFYTIGIQAFDAQSSKYNVVSVPVEGSCELLQFGVILPQHAEQTGTLGEFIKIVTRRFKCLTQK
- the glsA gene encoding glutaminase A yields the protein MIQQVLDEAVAYAARFTHLGKSAGYIPELAKTDPAQLGACIVTVDGTHYHAGDWNQPFTIQSISKTISLILALQTAGTDRVFSKVGAEPTGDAFNSISKLEAREGRPLNPMINAGAIAVMSCIAKEDCWPQLLALTRKLCRRDSIDIDQAVYRSESATGMRNRSLAYFMQSAHLIDGDVEAALDVYFKMCSLRVTTEDLANYGMILANGGIDPDTGECLVENDILRIVKTLMVTCGLYDGSGEFAVNVGLPSKSGVGGGIVSAAEGKMGIGVFGPGLDSKGNSIGGCRMLEYISKHLNLHYFADHPLQSATSNKR
- the infC gene encoding translation initiation factor IF-3 yields the protein MNISVKELLINEDIKDKEVRVIGVDGEQLGIMDTREAQRLSVEQNLDLVKIASQATPPVCRIMDYGKYRFEQAKREKEARKNQKIIETKEIRLSLNIDIGDFNTKVKQATKFLAEGNKLKVSIRFRGREMAHPEIGHEVMSRFAKAIVDCGNVERASKLEGRHMLMFVAPKQPAK
- the rpmI gene encoding 50S ribosomal protein L35 — encoded protein: MPKIKTHSGAKKRFKLTKNGKVKRACANKRHILTKKPTKRTRRLRQGAMTDVTNVKAVKLLIPYM
- the rplT gene encoding 50S ribosomal protein L20, producing the protein MARVKGATMTKKRRKKVLKLAKGYFGGKSRLFKTAKQAVMKSGRYAYIGRKQKKRNFRQLWITRISAACRMNDMNYSTFMNGLKKAGIELNRKMLSEIAIADPAAFTSLVEKAKAAR
- a CDS encoding RNA methyltransferase: MLEITSKDNSRIKEFRKLCTSRKYRLQSQRFALEGVRLVRDSLQSGVELLTLMVTNVGMQRLGDDFDRLAIKARETLLISDPLAATLAETESPQGVFAICEGRLFLPGLPQAASNGALLLCSLQDPGNVGTILRSADAFGLSAVVMTADCPDPAAPKVLRASMGAALRVAIYCADSAEIAVDALRQSGIAVYAAALDSESVPVDAVSLENAAVAIGNEGAGLTPQVQAACTGRVILPISEQSESLNAAMAATVFAWELSRCARGAKGALI
- the dprA gene encoding DNA-processing protein DprA; this encodes MTYKHHAREWLWMQQTFGIGTTRAHEVLTRYGSVTELLALSKSRIVSDRFFTDTEKSALITPCFAEAERILSATEVFGAAVLTPDSPEYPEGFKHIHSMPLVLYALGDISLLRDHYLISMVGTRSPDEYGIAVAKKLSGEIASLGGVVVSGMAHGIDAVCHRSALEAGGKTIAFIAAGLDIDYPKRNRALRGLVERAQNGLVLTEYPLETPAFASHFPLRNRLISGASMATVVIQSKRRSGTMLTAGHALIQNRDLYAVPGSIFSPLSEGGNYLLSQGAEPALSGADILLRYVSIYGYVLTPPPARQTSLFSDNAPKLPKPPRPQRARCGEKKDEVKLPDYLTTQQIAVINCLENGPAAIEMLCEALALPAGTILTLITGLEIFGLVKMLPGRKVMSCIS